A genomic stretch from Setaria viridis chromosome 1, Setaria_viridis_v4.0, whole genome shotgun sequence includes:
- the LOC117861658 gene encoding DNA mismatch repair protein PMS1 isoform X2 yields MAGAGGGDGRGGSSPAIKPISKAVVHRICSGQVIFDLSSAVKELVENSLDAGATSVEVSLKAYGAEWFKVADNGYGISPANFQALALKHHTSKISDFSDLGSVVTFGFRGEALSSLCALGKLTVETRTKDESVGTRLEFEHSGVVASERKTARQVGTTVTVEKLFSTLPVRSKEFNRNIRKEYGKVISLLNAYALIAKGVRLLCTNTVGKNSKMVVLRTQGSSSMKDNIITVFGLNTFKSLEPFSVTISDGCQVEGFLSKPGPGTGRNSGDRQFFYVNGRPVDMPKVTKLVNELYRSSNAKQYPVAILDFRIPTTSYDVNVAPDKRKIFFSSESIILRSLREAVENLYSPQQCSFSVNRVEDPEKEDDTVTDGHSEDTDLIEVENVSSPDNSDDKEETDSEDQVSPENKKKPSSVTKVAIDATSREVSPLSRGTATQADRSAWLPSFSYEQPKRFPKEGKGYAPGANHFRTGLAAKSTHSPTVQSSLMNYVSLNKRKHEDDCNLISEAPVLRRGPCLEQVRRTSLEANFILPNKPDYTDDCSLISEAPVLRRGACSEQVRRTSLEGNFVSPNKQKHEDNCNLISETPVLRSGVGSEQVRRTSLDANPPAALSSRTSNIPEFNLPLETNSLKQQSPRSFVSVRADVSPQHSEPPNTVICGAKVLSPCDVLTPEPDVEEQHDRCLSISGAPNKHSEVEHLNTLKDSPLPDAHDSDNDAAVYSASVQYPIVQFTVADLRRRRKNGFMTSRANKANCLEKATRCYKAATLDIYVPSGDEAKSNSLAAATNELDRLFSKDDFGQMEVVGQFNLGFIIGKLDQDLFIVDQHAADEKYNFEGLSQSTTLNIQPLLQPLRLDLSPEEEVIVSMNMNTIRTNGFVLEEDLHASPGNHYLLKAVPFSKNITFGVQDVKELISMLADSQGDCSIISSYKLDKTDSVCPSRVRAMLASRACRMSIMIGDPLTKAEMRKILKNLTGLRSPWNCPHGRPTMRHLVDLRAIKNKGPDAGL; encoded by the exons ATggctggagctggaggaggagacgggcgcggcggctccTCGCCGGCGATCAAGCCGATAAGCAAGGCGGTGGTGCACCGCATCTGCTCCGGCCAGGTCATCTTCGACCTCTCCTCCGCCGTCAAGGAGCTCGTCGAGAACAGCCTCGacgccggcgccacctccgTCGAGGTCAGCCTCAAGGCCTACGGCGCGGAGTGGTTCAAGGTCGCCGACAACGGCTACGGCATCTCGCCCGCCAACTTCCAG GCGCTTGCTCTTAAGCACCACACCTCCAAGATATCAGATTTCTCCGACCTCGGATCCGTGGTCACCTTCGGATTCCGGGGTGAAGCGCTGAGCTCGCTCTGCGCGCTGGGGAAACTGACGGTTGAGACGAGGACCAAGGATGAGTCCGTTGGGACGCGTTTGGAGTTTGAGCACTCGGGCGTGGTGGCCAGCGAGAGGAAGACCGCACGGCAGGTTGGGACCACGGTGACAGTCGAGAAGTTGTTCTCCACCTTGCCGGTCAGGAGCAAGGAGTTTAACAGGAACATTCGGAAAGAGTATGGGAAAGTGATCTCCCTGCTGAAT GCTTATGCCTTGATTGCCAAAGGGGTCAGATTACTTTGCACTAATACTGTTGGCAAAAATTCTAAAATGGTGGTGCTTAGAACTCAAGGCAGCAGTTCAATGAAAGACAATATCATTACCGTATTTGGTCTGAACACTTTCAAGTCTCTTGAGCCCTTCAGTGTTACCATCTCAGATGGCTGCCAAGTAGAAGGCTTTCTCTCAAAACCTGGACCTGGTACTGGTCGCAATTCAGGAGATAGACAATTCTTCTATGTGAACGGCAGACCTGTTGATATGCCAAAGGTCACAAAACTTGTCAATGAGCTGTACAGAAGCTCGAATGCCAAGCAATATCCTGTGGCTATCCTGGATTTCCGTATTCCAACCACATCCTATGATGTGAATGTCGCACCTGACAAGAGAAAGATTTTCTTCTCATCTGAGAGTATAATTCTGCGGTCTTTACGTGAAGCTGTTGAAAATCTGTATTCCCCTCAACAATGTAGTTTCTCAGTCAATCGTGTTGAAGATCCTGAAAAGGAAGACGATACTGTTACTGATGGGCATAGTGAAGACACAGATTTGATAGAAGTAGAGAATGTTTCATCTCCGGACAATAGTGATGACAAGGAAGAAACAGACAGCGAGGATCAGGTTTCACCAGAGAACAAGAAAAAGCCTTCTTCAGTGACAAAGGTAGCCATTGATGCCACATCTAGAGAAGTGAGCCCCTTGTCAAGAGGCACAGCCACTCAGGCTGATAGATCTGCCTGGCTTCCATCCTTCTCATATGAACAACCTAAAAGATTTCCTAAAGAAGGAAAAGGTTATGCACCGGGAGCAAATCATTTCAGAACAGGGCTTGCTGCAAAATCTACCCATTCACCTACTGTTCAATCTTCTCTTATGAACTATGTATCACTAAACAAGCGGAAGCACGAAGACGATTGTAATCTTATTTCTGAAGCTCCAGTGTTGAGAAGAGGGCCATGCTTAGAACAAGTGAGGAGAACAAGTTTGGAAGCAAATTTTATATTGCCAAACAAGCCGGACTATACAGATGATTGCAGTCTTATTTCTGAAGCTCCAGTGCTGAGAAGAGGGGCATGCTCAGAACAGGTGAGGAGAACAAGTTTGGAAGGAAACTTTGTTTCACCAAATAAGCAGAAGCACGAAGATAATTGCAATCTTATCTCTGAAACTCCAGTGTTGAGAAGTGGGGTAGGCTCAGAACAAGTGAGGAGAACAAGTTTAGATGCAAATCCACCAGCTGCATTAAGCTCAAGGACATCTAATATTCCTGAGTTCAATTTGCCTCTGGAAACAAACTCTTTAAAACAGCAATCCCCACGATCTTTTGTATCTGTGAGGGCAGATGTTTCACCACAGCATTCTGAACCGCCTAATACTGTGATCTGTGGTGCGAAAGTATTAAGTCCATGTGATGTTCTCACTCCAGAACCTGATGTG GAGGAACAGCATGATCGATGTCTTTCGATTTCTGGTGCTCCCAATAAACATTCAGAAGTGGAACATCTGAATACATTGAAGGATAGTCCTTTGCCTGATGCTCATGATTCTGATAATGATGCTGCAGTATATTCTGCATCTGTACAATATCCCATTGTGCAATTTACTGTTGCTGATcttaggagaagaagaaagaatggtTTTATGACATCGCGTGCAAATAAAGCAAATTGTCTTGAGAAAGCTACAAG GTGCTATAAAGCTGCAACACTGGATATCTATGTACCCTCAGGTGATGAGGCAAAATCGAATTCGTTAGCTGCAGCTACCAATGAATTGGACAGGCTTTTCAGTAAAGATGATTTTGGACAAATGGAG GTTGTTGGGCAATTTAATCTTGGTTTTATCATTGGAAAGCTGGACCAGGATCTGTTTATTGTAGATCAG CATGCTGCTGATGAGAAGTACAACTTCGAGGGCCTTTCGCAATCAACAACTTTGAACATACAGCCTCTTCTCCA GCCACTGAGGCTTGATCTATCACCGGAGGAAGAAGTAATAGTTTCTATGAACATGAACACTATCAG AACAAATGGCTTTGTTTTGGAAGAAGATTTGCATGCTTCCCCTGGTAACCATTATCTTTTGAAAGCGGTGCCTTTCAGCAAAAATATTACATTTGGTGTTCAAG atgTAAAGGAGCTGATCTCCATGCTTGCTGATAGTCAAGGAGACTGTTCGATAATCAGTAGCTACAAGCTGGATAAAACTGATTCTGTTTGCCCTTCGAGGGTTCGTGCTATGTTGGCTTCAAGGGCTTGCCGAATGTCTATTATGATTGGCGATCCACTGACAAAAGCCGAGATGAGAAAG atacttaaaaatctaacaGGATTAAGGTCCCCATGGAACTGCCCACATGGGAGGCCAACGATGCGCCACCTAGTTGATCTGCGTGCTATAAAAAACAAAG
- the LOC117861658 gene encoding DNA mismatch repair protein PMS1 isoform X1 translates to MAGAGGGDGRGGSSPAIKPISKAVVHRICSGQVIFDLSSAVKELVENSLDAGATSVEVSLKAYGAEWFKVADNGYGISPANFQALALKHHTSKISDFSDLGSVVTFGFRGEALSSLCALGKLTVETRTKDESVGTRLEFEHSGVVASERKTARQVGTTVTVEKLFSTLPVRSKEFNRNIRKEYGKVISLLNAYALIAKGVRLLCTNTVGKNSKMVVLRTQGSSSMKDNIITVFGLNTFKSLEPFSVTISDGCQVEGFLSKPGPGTGRNSGDRQFFYVNGRPVDMPKVTKLVNELYRSSNAKQYPVAILDFRIPTTSYDVNVAPDKRKIFFSSESIILRSLREAVENLYSPQQCSFSVNRVEDPEKEDDTVTDGHSEDTDLIEVENVSSPDNSDDKEETDSEDQVSPENKKKPSSVTKVAIDATSREVSPLSRGTATQADRSAWLPSFSYEQPKRFPKEGKGYAPGANHFRTGLAAKSTHSPTVQSSLMNYVSLNKRKHEDDCNLISEAPVLRRGPCLEQVRRTSLEANFILPNKPDYTDDCSLISEAPVLRRGACSEQVRRTSLEGNFVSPNKQKHEDNCNLISETPVLRSGVGSEQVRRTSLDANPPAALSSRTSNIPEFNLPLETNSLKQQSPRSFVSVRADVSPQHSEPPNTVICGAKVLSPCDVLTPEPDVEEQHDRCLSISGAPNKHSEVEHLNTLKDSPLPDAHDSDNDAAVYSASVQYPIVQFTVADLRRRRKNGFMTSRANKANCLEKATRCYKAATLDIYVPSGDEAKSNSLAAATNELDRLFSKDDFGQMEVVGQFNLGFIIGKLDQDLFIVDQHAADEKYNFEGLSQSTTLNIQPLLQPLRLDLSPEEEVIVSMNMNTIRTNGFVLEEDLHASPGNHYLLKAVPFSKNITFGVQDVKELISMLADSQGDCSIISSYKLDKTDSVCPSRVRAMLASRACRMSIMIGDPLTKAEMRKILKNLTGLRSPWNCPHGRPTMRHLVDLRAIKNKVSAGPDAGL, encoded by the exons ATggctggagctggaggaggagacgggcgcggcggctccTCGCCGGCGATCAAGCCGATAAGCAAGGCGGTGGTGCACCGCATCTGCTCCGGCCAGGTCATCTTCGACCTCTCCTCCGCCGTCAAGGAGCTCGTCGAGAACAGCCTCGacgccggcgccacctccgTCGAGGTCAGCCTCAAGGCCTACGGCGCGGAGTGGTTCAAGGTCGCCGACAACGGCTACGGCATCTCGCCCGCCAACTTCCAG GCGCTTGCTCTTAAGCACCACACCTCCAAGATATCAGATTTCTCCGACCTCGGATCCGTGGTCACCTTCGGATTCCGGGGTGAAGCGCTGAGCTCGCTCTGCGCGCTGGGGAAACTGACGGTTGAGACGAGGACCAAGGATGAGTCCGTTGGGACGCGTTTGGAGTTTGAGCACTCGGGCGTGGTGGCCAGCGAGAGGAAGACCGCACGGCAGGTTGGGACCACGGTGACAGTCGAGAAGTTGTTCTCCACCTTGCCGGTCAGGAGCAAGGAGTTTAACAGGAACATTCGGAAAGAGTATGGGAAAGTGATCTCCCTGCTGAAT GCTTATGCCTTGATTGCCAAAGGGGTCAGATTACTTTGCACTAATACTGTTGGCAAAAATTCTAAAATGGTGGTGCTTAGAACTCAAGGCAGCAGTTCAATGAAAGACAATATCATTACCGTATTTGGTCTGAACACTTTCAAGTCTCTTGAGCCCTTCAGTGTTACCATCTCAGATGGCTGCCAAGTAGAAGGCTTTCTCTCAAAACCTGGACCTGGTACTGGTCGCAATTCAGGAGATAGACAATTCTTCTATGTGAACGGCAGACCTGTTGATATGCCAAAGGTCACAAAACTTGTCAATGAGCTGTACAGAAGCTCGAATGCCAAGCAATATCCTGTGGCTATCCTGGATTTCCGTATTCCAACCACATCCTATGATGTGAATGTCGCACCTGACAAGAGAAAGATTTTCTTCTCATCTGAGAGTATAATTCTGCGGTCTTTACGTGAAGCTGTTGAAAATCTGTATTCCCCTCAACAATGTAGTTTCTCAGTCAATCGTGTTGAAGATCCTGAAAAGGAAGACGATACTGTTACTGATGGGCATAGTGAAGACACAGATTTGATAGAAGTAGAGAATGTTTCATCTCCGGACAATAGTGATGACAAGGAAGAAACAGACAGCGAGGATCAGGTTTCACCAGAGAACAAGAAAAAGCCTTCTTCAGTGACAAAGGTAGCCATTGATGCCACATCTAGAGAAGTGAGCCCCTTGTCAAGAGGCACAGCCACTCAGGCTGATAGATCTGCCTGGCTTCCATCCTTCTCATATGAACAACCTAAAAGATTTCCTAAAGAAGGAAAAGGTTATGCACCGGGAGCAAATCATTTCAGAACAGGGCTTGCTGCAAAATCTACCCATTCACCTACTGTTCAATCTTCTCTTATGAACTATGTATCACTAAACAAGCGGAAGCACGAAGACGATTGTAATCTTATTTCTGAAGCTCCAGTGTTGAGAAGAGGGCCATGCTTAGAACAAGTGAGGAGAACAAGTTTGGAAGCAAATTTTATATTGCCAAACAAGCCGGACTATACAGATGATTGCAGTCTTATTTCTGAAGCTCCAGTGCTGAGAAGAGGGGCATGCTCAGAACAGGTGAGGAGAACAAGTTTGGAAGGAAACTTTGTTTCACCAAATAAGCAGAAGCACGAAGATAATTGCAATCTTATCTCTGAAACTCCAGTGTTGAGAAGTGGGGTAGGCTCAGAACAAGTGAGGAGAACAAGTTTAGATGCAAATCCACCAGCTGCATTAAGCTCAAGGACATCTAATATTCCTGAGTTCAATTTGCCTCTGGAAACAAACTCTTTAAAACAGCAATCCCCACGATCTTTTGTATCTGTGAGGGCAGATGTTTCACCACAGCATTCTGAACCGCCTAATACTGTGATCTGTGGTGCGAAAGTATTAAGTCCATGTGATGTTCTCACTCCAGAACCTGATGTG GAGGAACAGCATGATCGATGTCTTTCGATTTCTGGTGCTCCCAATAAACATTCAGAAGTGGAACATCTGAATACATTGAAGGATAGTCCTTTGCCTGATGCTCATGATTCTGATAATGATGCTGCAGTATATTCTGCATCTGTACAATATCCCATTGTGCAATTTACTGTTGCTGATcttaggagaagaagaaagaatggtTTTATGACATCGCGTGCAAATAAAGCAAATTGTCTTGAGAAAGCTACAAG GTGCTATAAAGCTGCAACACTGGATATCTATGTACCCTCAGGTGATGAGGCAAAATCGAATTCGTTAGCTGCAGCTACCAATGAATTGGACAGGCTTTTCAGTAAAGATGATTTTGGACAAATGGAG GTTGTTGGGCAATTTAATCTTGGTTTTATCATTGGAAAGCTGGACCAGGATCTGTTTATTGTAGATCAG CATGCTGCTGATGAGAAGTACAACTTCGAGGGCCTTTCGCAATCAACAACTTTGAACATACAGCCTCTTCTCCA GCCACTGAGGCTTGATCTATCACCGGAGGAAGAAGTAATAGTTTCTATGAACATGAACACTATCAG AACAAATGGCTTTGTTTTGGAAGAAGATTTGCATGCTTCCCCTGGTAACCATTATCTTTTGAAAGCGGTGCCTTTCAGCAAAAATATTACATTTGGTGTTCAAG atgTAAAGGAGCTGATCTCCATGCTTGCTGATAGTCAAGGAGACTGTTCGATAATCAGTAGCTACAAGCTGGATAAAACTGATTCTGTTTGCCCTTCGAGGGTTCGTGCTATGTTGGCTTCAAGGGCTTGCCGAATGTCTATTATGATTGGCGATCCACTGACAAAAGCCGAGATGAGAAAG atacttaaaaatctaacaGGATTAAGGTCCCCATGGAACTGCCCACATGGGAGGCCAACGATGCGCCACCTAGTTGATCTGCGTGCTATAAAAAACAAAG
- the LOC117861658 gene encoding DNA mismatch repair protein PMS1 isoform X3, with translation MAGAGGGDGRGGSSPAIKPISKAVVHRICSGQVIFDLSSAVKELVENSLDAGATSVEVSLKAYGAEWFKVADNGYGISPANFQALALKHHTSKISDFSDLGSVVTFGFRGEALSSLCALGKLTVETRTKDESVGTRLEFEHSGVVASERKTARQVGTTVTVEKLFSTLPVRSKEFNRNIRKEYGKVISLLNAYALIAKGVRLLCTNTVGKNSKMVVLRTQGSSSMKDNIITVFGLNTFKSLEPFSVTISDGCQVEGFLSKPGPGTGRNSGDRQFFYVNGRPVDMPKVTKLVNELYRSSNAKQYPVAILDFRIPTTSYDVNVAPDKRKIFFSSESIILRSLREAVENLYSPQQCSFSVNRVEDPEKEDDTVTDGHSEDTDLIEVENVSSPDNSDDKEETDSEDQVSPENKKKPSSVTKVAIDATSREVSPLSRGTATQADRSAWLPSFSYEQPKRFPKEGKGYAPGANHFRTGLAAKSTHSPTVQSSLMNYVSLNKRKHEDDCNLISEAPVLRRGPCLEQVRRTSLEANFILPNKPDYTDDCSLISEAPVLRRGACSEQVRRTSLEGNFVSPNKQKHEDNCNLISETPVLRSGVGSEQVRRTSLDANPPAALSSRTSNIPEFNLPLETNSLKQQSPRSFVSVRADVSPQHSEPPNTVICGAKVLSPCDVLTPEPDVEEQHDRCLSISGAPNKHSEVEHLNTLKDSPLPDAHDSDNDAAVYSASVQYPIVQFTVADLRRRRKNGFMTSRANKANCLEKATRCYKAATLDIYVPSGDEAKSNSLAAATNELDRLFSKDDFGQMEVVGQFNLGFIIGKLDQDLFIVDQHAADEKYNFEGLSQSTTLNIQPLLQ, from the exons ATggctggagctggaggaggagacgggcgcggcggctccTCGCCGGCGATCAAGCCGATAAGCAAGGCGGTGGTGCACCGCATCTGCTCCGGCCAGGTCATCTTCGACCTCTCCTCCGCCGTCAAGGAGCTCGTCGAGAACAGCCTCGacgccggcgccacctccgTCGAGGTCAGCCTCAAGGCCTACGGCGCGGAGTGGTTCAAGGTCGCCGACAACGGCTACGGCATCTCGCCCGCCAACTTCCAG GCGCTTGCTCTTAAGCACCACACCTCCAAGATATCAGATTTCTCCGACCTCGGATCCGTGGTCACCTTCGGATTCCGGGGTGAAGCGCTGAGCTCGCTCTGCGCGCTGGGGAAACTGACGGTTGAGACGAGGACCAAGGATGAGTCCGTTGGGACGCGTTTGGAGTTTGAGCACTCGGGCGTGGTGGCCAGCGAGAGGAAGACCGCACGGCAGGTTGGGACCACGGTGACAGTCGAGAAGTTGTTCTCCACCTTGCCGGTCAGGAGCAAGGAGTTTAACAGGAACATTCGGAAAGAGTATGGGAAAGTGATCTCCCTGCTGAAT GCTTATGCCTTGATTGCCAAAGGGGTCAGATTACTTTGCACTAATACTGTTGGCAAAAATTCTAAAATGGTGGTGCTTAGAACTCAAGGCAGCAGTTCAATGAAAGACAATATCATTACCGTATTTGGTCTGAACACTTTCAAGTCTCTTGAGCCCTTCAGTGTTACCATCTCAGATGGCTGCCAAGTAGAAGGCTTTCTCTCAAAACCTGGACCTGGTACTGGTCGCAATTCAGGAGATAGACAATTCTTCTATGTGAACGGCAGACCTGTTGATATGCCAAAGGTCACAAAACTTGTCAATGAGCTGTACAGAAGCTCGAATGCCAAGCAATATCCTGTGGCTATCCTGGATTTCCGTATTCCAACCACATCCTATGATGTGAATGTCGCACCTGACAAGAGAAAGATTTTCTTCTCATCTGAGAGTATAATTCTGCGGTCTTTACGTGAAGCTGTTGAAAATCTGTATTCCCCTCAACAATGTAGTTTCTCAGTCAATCGTGTTGAAGATCCTGAAAAGGAAGACGATACTGTTACTGATGGGCATAGTGAAGACACAGATTTGATAGAAGTAGAGAATGTTTCATCTCCGGACAATAGTGATGACAAGGAAGAAACAGACAGCGAGGATCAGGTTTCACCAGAGAACAAGAAAAAGCCTTCTTCAGTGACAAAGGTAGCCATTGATGCCACATCTAGAGAAGTGAGCCCCTTGTCAAGAGGCACAGCCACTCAGGCTGATAGATCTGCCTGGCTTCCATCCTTCTCATATGAACAACCTAAAAGATTTCCTAAAGAAGGAAAAGGTTATGCACCGGGAGCAAATCATTTCAGAACAGGGCTTGCTGCAAAATCTACCCATTCACCTACTGTTCAATCTTCTCTTATGAACTATGTATCACTAAACAAGCGGAAGCACGAAGACGATTGTAATCTTATTTCTGAAGCTCCAGTGTTGAGAAGAGGGCCATGCTTAGAACAAGTGAGGAGAACAAGTTTGGAAGCAAATTTTATATTGCCAAACAAGCCGGACTATACAGATGATTGCAGTCTTATTTCTGAAGCTCCAGTGCTGAGAAGAGGGGCATGCTCAGAACAGGTGAGGAGAACAAGTTTGGAAGGAAACTTTGTTTCACCAAATAAGCAGAAGCACGAAGATAATTGCAATCTTATCTCTGAAACTCCAGTGTTGAGAAGTGGGGTAGGCTCAGAACAAGTGAGGAGAACAAGTTTAGATGCAAATCCACCAGCTGCATTAAGCTCAAGGACATCTAATATTCCTGAGTTCAATTTGCCTCTGGAAACAAACTCTTTAAAACAGCAATCCCCACGATCTTTTGTATCTGTGAGGGCAGATGTTTCACCACAGCATTCTGAACCGCCTAATACTGTGATCTGTGGTGCGAAAGTATTAAGTCCATGTGATGTTCTCACTCCAGAACCTGATGTG GAGGAACAGCATGATCGATGTCTTTCGATTTCTGGTGCTCCCAATAAACATTCAGAAGTGGAACATCTGAATACATTGAAGGATAGTCCTTTGCCTGATGCTCATGATTCTGATAATGATGCTGCAGTATATTCTGCATCTGTACAATATCCCATTGTGCAATTTACTGTTGCTGATcttaggagaagaagaaagaatggtTTTATGACATCGCGTGCAAATAAAGCAAATTGTCTTGAGAAAGCTACAAG GTGCTATAAAGCTGCAACACTGGATATCTATGTACCCTCAGGTGATGAGGCAAAATCGAATTCGTTAGCTGCAGCTACCAATGAATTGGACAGGCTTTTCAGTAAAGATGATTTTGGACAAATGGAG GTTGTTGGGCAATTTAATCTTGGTTTTATCATTGGAAAGCTGGACCAGGATCTGTTTATTGTAGATCAG CATGCTGCTGATGAGAAGTACAACTTCGAGGGCCTTTCGCAATCAACAACTTTGAACATACAGCCTCTTCTCCAGTGA
- the LOC117859818 gene encoding uncharacterized protein gives MAEGPSKMESMRKWVVEHKLRAVGCLWLTGISSSIAYNWSRPNMKPSVKIIHARLHAQALTLAALVGSACVEYYDNKYGSSGPKVDKYTSQYLAHSHKD, from the exons ATGGCGGAGGGCCCGAGCAAGATGGAATCCATGAGGAAGTGGGTCGTCGAGCACAAGCTCCGTGCCGTAG GTTGCCTCTGGCTCACTGGGATCAGCAGTTCGATCGCCTACAACTGGTCGCGGCCCAATATGAAGCCTAGCGTCAAGATCATCCACGCAAG GTTGCATGCGCAGGCTCTAACCCTTGCTGCATTGGTTGGTTCTGCATGTGTGGAGTACTATGATAACAAATATGGTTCTTCTGGGCCTAAGGTGGACAAGTACACAAGCCAATACCTGGCACACTCGCATAAAGATTAA